A region from the Wolbachia endosymbiont (group A) of Rhinocyllus conicus genome encodes:
- a CDS encoding head decoration protein gives MSCIIEQNNLGDLLKYEASSLYSRDQITVAKGQNLKLGTVVGSDKDNMIKIINPTATDGTQTAIGAIVSDVNATENAKAVIITRIAMLADHAIVWPTGITEEQKAAAIKQLEGRGIIVRKGV, from the coding sequence ATGAGTTGTATAATCGAACAAAATAATCTAGGTGACTTATTAAAGTATGAGGCATCAAGTCTATATTCAAGAGACCAAATAACGGTAGCCAAGGGACAAAATCTTAAACTTGGTACAGTTGTTGGTAGTGATAAGGATAACATGATTAAGATAATAAATCCAACTGCAACAGATGGTACACAAACAGCAATAGGTGCGATAGTAAGTGATGTAAATGCGACAGAAAATGCCAAAGCAGTAATCATTACACGTATAGCAATGCTAGCAGATCATGCAATTGTGTGGCCAACAGGTATCACTGAAGAGCAAAAAGCTGCAGCAATAAAGCAACTTGAAGGACGAGGGATCATTGTCCGCAAGGGAGTGTAA
- a CDS encoding major capsid protein: MQNPFTNTAFSMTALTNAMNILPINYGRVENLNLFPSRSVRFRHITIEEHNGVLSLLPTQVPGAPATVGKRGKRKIRTFTIPHIPHDDVVLPEEVQGIRAFGSESELKALADVIIDHLQLMRNKHAITLEHLRMGTLKGIILDADGSELLNLYNEFEITPKVVNFALGTATTDVKRKCLEVLRHIEDNLSGEYMTGIHALVSPEFFDALTSHAKVKEAYERWQEGAALRNDMRSGFTFCGITFEEYRGQATDPEGTVRRFIEKDTGHCFPVGTASTFTTYFAPADFNETVNTLGQPLYAKQEPRRFDRGTDLHTQSNPLPMCHRPGVLVKISSS; the protein is encoded by the coding sequence ATGCAAAATCCATTTACGAATACAGCATTTAGCATGACGGCACTAACAAATGCGATGAATATATTGCCGATAAATTATGGACGTGTTGAAAATTTAAATTTGTTTCCAAGTAGGTCAGTAAGATTTAGACATATTACGATAGAAGAACACAACGGAGTGTTAAGTTTACTACCAACGCAAGTACCCGGAGCACCAGCAACAGTAGGAAAAAGAGGAAAAAGAAAGATAAGAACATTTACGATTCCGCACATTCCGCATGATGATGTAGTGCTGCCAGAAGAAGTACAAGGAATAAGGGCATTTGGATCAGAGAGTGAACTTAAAGCGCTTGCAGATGTAATAATTGATCATTTGCAGCTAATGAGAAACAAACATGCAATAACATTAGAGCATTTGCGAATGGGAACGCTCAAAGGAATAATTTTAGATGCTGATGGGTCAGAATTATTAAATCTGTACAACGAATTTGAAATAACACCAAAAGTAGTAAATTTTGCCCTTGGAACAGCAACAACTGACGTAAAACGTAAGTGTCTGGAAGTACTCCGGCACATAGAAGATAATCTAAGTGGTGAATATATGACTGGAATTCATGCCTTGGTAAGCCCTGAGTTTTTTGATGCATTAACTTCTCATGCTAAAGTAAAAGAAGCATATGAAAGATGGCAAGAAGGAGCAGCACTTCGAAATGATATGAGGTCAGGATTTACGTTCTGTGGCATAACATTTGAGGAATATAGAGGGCAAGCAACTGACCCTGAAGGAACCGTAAGAAGATTTATTGAGAAAGATACAGGGCACTGTTTTCCAGTAGGAACAGCAAGCACATTTACAACATATTTTGCACCAGCAGATTTTAATGAAACAGTGAATACTCTTGGACAGCCACTCTATGCAAAACAAGAGCCAAGAAGATTTGATAGAGGAACTGATTTACATACGCAGTCGAATCCATTGCCAATGTGCCATCGTCCGGGAGTTTTGGTAAAAATTAGTTCTAGTTGA